In the genome of Flavobacteriales bacterium, one region contains:
- a CDS encoding HAMP domain-containing histidine kinase: MQIRQKLTYLFAALVALVLLVSLAAIYILSADYRRDDFYDRLRSKSSNTAKLLIEVDEVDVGLLRKIETANPSSLPLEKITIYDDRNDILFSTDEDKIIQVNPALLEKIRKVGEMAFLQDDYEILGYTYADREDHFVVVAAAVDIYGLKKLKNLRMVMALVFGASVVLVLFLGRVFAGRALNPISKVVGQVKRITISSLNLRVDEGNHQDEVAKLAQTFNEMLGRLEEAFNMQKNFIANASHELRTPLTAITGQLEVLMMRDRSTEEYKKTVASVLEDMKSLNMISNRLLLLAQASTEKREGDFKPVRIDDVLWQVRSEVIRRQPESQVEITLDETLESEEQLTVDGIENLLKSALQNLMENGCKYSSNHTVRVHVSTSGPQLLLSFSDQGIGIPKEDLRRIFEPFHRGKNTAGIPGHGIGLSIVDRIVKLHGGELSVVSIQDQGSTFTVRFPPCKTEVIQASH; the protein is encoded by the coding sequence TTGCGAAGCAAATCCTCCAATACCGCCAAGTTGTTGATTGAGGTGGATGAAGTGGATGTGGGTTTGCTGAGGAAAATCGAAACCGCCAATCCTTCCAGCCTGCCACTTGAGAAGATCACAATTTATGATGACCGGAATGACATTCTCTTTTCCACAGACGAAGACAAGATCATACAGGTAAATCCGGCCTTGCTGGAGAAGATCCGTAAGGTAGGGGAAATGGCTTTTCTTCAGGATGATTATGAAATCCTGGGGTACACCTATGCCGATCGGGAGGATCATTTTGTGGTGGTGGCTGCCGCGGTGGATATATACGGACTTAAAAAACTGAAGAACCTCCGCATGGTGATGGCATTGGTATTCGGTGCCAGTGTTGTGCTGGTTTTGTTCCTGGGACGTGTATTCGCCGGTCGTGCATTGAACCCCATCTCAAAAGTAGTGGGCCAGGTGAAACGAATCACCATATCCAGCCTGAACCTCAGGGTGGATGAAGGCAACCACCAGGACGAAGTGGCCAAACTCGCCCAAACATTCAACGAGATGCTGGGACGACTGGAAGAAGCATTCAACATGCAGAAGAACTTCATCGCCAATGCATCCCATGAGTTACGTACCCCGCTGACCGCAATCACCGGGCAACTCGAAGTACTGATGATGCGCGATAGAAGTACGGAAGAATATAAGAAGACGGTGGCTTCCGTGCTGGAAGACATGAAGAGCCTGAACATGATCTCGAACCGCCTGCTCCTGCTGGCACAGGCGTCTACCGAAAAACGGGAAGGAGATTTCAAGCCCGTTCGCATTGACGACGTGCTTTGGCAGGTAAGGTCGGAAGTCATCCGTCGTCAGCCCGAAAGCCAGGTGGAGATCACGTTGGATGAAACCCTGGAATCGGAAGAACAACTCACTGTAGACGGAATTGAGAATCTCCTGAAATCAGCCCTTCAGAACCTCATGGAGAATGGCTGCAAGTACAGTTCGAACCACACCGTCAGGGTACATGTTTCCACTTCCGGGCCGCAGCTGTTGCTGAGTTTTTCTGACCAGGGCATCGGTATTCCCAAAGAAGACCTGCGGCGGATATTCGAACCGTTCCATCGGGGGAAAAACACGGCAGGTATCCCCGGTCATGGTATCGGACTTTCCATTGTTGACCGCATTGTTAAACTGCACGGAGGAGAGCTGTCGGTTGTTTCGATTCAGGATCAAGGAAGTACGTTCACCGTTCGGTTTCCTCCGTGCAAAACGGAGGTTATTCAGGCCTCCCATTGA